One part of the Caldisericia bacterium genome encodes these proteins:
- a CDS encoding V-type ATP synthase subunit B: MAKEYLTTSEIAGPLMVVQDVSGVKYGELVEITLKNGEKRRGQVMVAEENKALIELYEPSIGIDPKEARVKFTGKGLEVPVSKNILGRIFNGFGEPIDDGPKIIPEDLRDINGNPINPYSRDYPNEFIQTGISAIDGLNTLVRGQKLPIFSGSGLPHPRLAAQITRQSKVLKTGEQFAVVFAAMGITFEEANFFISDLRQTGAINKSVLFINLANNPVIERIALPRTALTVAEYLAFDLDMHVLVILTDMTNYCEALREISAARKEVPGRRGYPGYMYTDLATIYERAGRIKGKKGSITQIPVVSMPEDDKTHPIPDLTGYITEGQIFLSRELYKKGIYPPIDVRPSLSRLKDRGIGREKTREDHSDLMNQLYAAYSRGKNAEELAKILGETALSTVDRIFVKFAERFEREFVNQGEYENRSIEQTLDIGWKLLSMIPIPELKRVREEYIEKYLKRFLKEEKV, encoded by the coding sequence ATGGCAAAAGAGTATTTGACAACAAGCGAAATCGCTGGTCCATTAATGGTTGTTCAAGATGTTTCAGGTGTTAAATATGGAGAACTTGTTGAAATTACTCTCAAAAATGGAGAAAAAAGAAGAGGACAAGTTATGGTTGCTGAAGAAAATAAAGCGCTTATTGAACTTTATGAACCTTCAATTGGAATAGATCCTAAAGAAGCAAGAGTAAAATTTACAGGAAAAGGTCTTGAAGTTCCAGTTTCAAAAAATATTTTAGGTAGAATTTTTAATGGTTTTGGAGAACCAATCGATGATGGACCAAAAATTATTCCTGAAGATTTAAGAGATATAAATGGAAATCCTATTAATCCATATTCAAGAGACTATCCAAATGAATTTATTCAAACAGGAATATCTGCTATTGATGGATTAAATACTCTTGTTAGGGGACAAAAATTACCAATTTTTTCAGGAAGTGGACTTCCTCATCCAAGACTTGCTGCTCAAATAACAAGACAATCTAAAGTTTTAAAAACAGGAGAACAATTCGCAGTTGTATTTGCTGCTATGGGTATCACTTTTGAAGAAGCAAACTTTTTCATTTCAGACTTAAGACAAACTGGTGCAATTAATAAATCGGTTTTGTTTATAAACTTAGCAAATAACCCAGTTATTGAAAGAATTGCTTTACCAAGAACTGCTTTAACAGTAGCAGAGTATCTTGCATTTGATCTTGATATGCATGTTCTTGTTATTTTAACAGATATGACGAACTATTGTGAAGCACTTAGAGAAATTTCTGCTGCAAGAAAAGAAGTTCCTGGAAGAAGAGGTTATCCAGGTTATATGTACACAGATCTTGCAACAATTTATGAAAGAGCAGGAAGAATTAAAGGAAAAAAAGGTTCAATAACACAAATTCCTGTTGTTAGTATGCCTGAAGATGATAAAACACATCCAATTCCAGATTTAACAGGTTATATTACAGAGGGTCAAATATTTTTATCTAGAGAACTTTATAAAAAGGGAATATATCCTCCAATTGATGTAAGACCCTCTCTTTCAAGATTAAAAGATAGAGGAATAGGAAGAGAAAAAACAAGAGAAGATCATTCAGATTTAATGAATCAATTATATGCAGCATATTCAAGAGGAAAAAACGCTGAAGAGTTAGCAAAAATTTTAGGAGAAACTGCATTATCAACTGTTGATAGAATTTTTGTAAAATTTGCTGAAAGATTTGAAAGAGAATTTGTAAATCAAGGTGAATATGAGAATAGATCTATAGAACAAACATTAGATATTGGATGGAAACTTTTATCTATGATCCCAATACCTGAATTAAAGAGAGTAAGAGAAGAATATATTGAAAAGTATCTTAAAAGATTCTTAAAAGAGGAGAAAGTATGA
- a CDS encoding V-type ATP synthase subunit D has product MKLRVNPNRMVLLTLKKRLTVATRGHKLLKDKLDGMIKEFVSLIKDFKEKTKNLDEEFLKLEKLIILSYSQLGKERFDLLTKKRLEISLTYEKKNIMGVNVPQFKIKSISEIFNYPYTLSNFEFDLANQVFKNFIEKLIEYINIYKTLEELAKDIERTRRRVNALEYILIPSLNETIKFIKMRLDELERETHGRLTRIKEIIRGEAER; this is encoded by the coding sequence ATGAAGTTAAGAGTAAATCCAAATAGAATGGTTTTGCTTACTCTAAAAAAGAGACTTACAGTTGCAACTCGCGGTCATAAACTTCTTAAAGATAAACTTGATGGAATGATTAAAGAATTTGTTTCTTTAATAAAAGATTTTAAAGAAAAAACAAAAAATTTGGATGAAGAATTTTTAAAACTTGAAAAATTAATAATATTATCTTATTCTCAACTTGGAAAAGAAAGATTTGATTTATTAACTAAAAAAAGATTAGAAATATCCTTAACCTATGAAAAGAAAAATATTATGGGGGTTAATGTTCCTCAATTTAAAATAAAAAGTATTAGTGAAATTTTTAACTATCCTTATACACTTTCAAATTTTGAGTTTGATTTAGCAAATCAAGTTTTTAAAAATTTTATTGAAAAATTAATTGAATATATAAATATTTATAAAACATTAGAAGAACTTGCTAAAGACATAGAAAGAACAAGAAGAAGAGTAAATGCACTTGAATATATTTTAATTCCTTCTCTTAATGAAACAATAAAGTTTATAAAAATGCGACTTGATGAACTTGAAAGGGAAACACACGGGAGATTAACAAGAATTAAGGAGATAATAAGAGGAGAGGCAGAAAGATAA
- a CDS encoding amidohydrolase family protein translates to MYDIVIKNAKLRKMEGLYSIGIKDGKIEKISKNLNENANTLIDAEGKLVTESFVNPHLHLCKVYTFMMMEEEALKDYHGENMGKAMTAIELAALVKSKYDEKWIFPNVKRALNHAVRYGVLHVRGFADVDSKAKLEGVKALLKAKDEFKGVLDLQVVAFPQDGVVREKGAFELVEESLKMGADVVGGIPWIEYTDEDEKEHIDKMFELAKKYDRDISMLVDDAGDPTLKTLEMLTLKAIKEGFIGRVLAHHARAMQFYPTPYLMKLIALLKKGGVGVVTDPHTGPLHARVREMLEEGVLVVLGQDDISDAYYPYGRNNMLEVAFLVSHILWMTTKSDMERLYDMITIDAGKAIGLKNHELKEGNPANIVVLNEDNVLEALRYHREPKFVISSGKLIDISKFEI, encoded by the coding sequence ATGTATGATATTGTAATTAAAAATGCAAAATTAAGAAAAATGGAAGGTCTTTATTCGATTGGGATTAAAGATGGAAAAATTGAAAAAATTTCAAAAAATTTAAACGAGAATGCTAATACTTTGATTGATGCTGAAGGTAAACTTGTAACAGAATCATTTGTAAATCCACATCTTCATCTATGTAAAGTCTACACCTTTATGATGATGGAAGAGGAAGCACTAAAAGATTATCATGGTGAAAATATGGGTAAAGCTATGACTGCAATAGAATTAGCAGCACTTGTAAAATCTAAATATGATGAAAAGTGGATTTTCCCTAATGTGAAAAGAGCTTTAAATCATGCAGTTCGTTATGGTGTATTGCATGTAAGAGGTTTTGCTGATGTTGATTCAAAAGCAAAATTAGAAGGTGTTAAAGCGCTTTTAAAAGCAAAGGATGAATTTAAAGGTGTTTTAGATCTTCAAGTAGTTGCTTTTCCTCAAGATGGTGTAGTAAGAGAAAAAGGAGCTTTTGAACTTGTTGAAGAAAGTTTAAAAATGGGAGCTGATGTTGTTGGTGGAATTCCTTGGATTGAATATACAGATGAAGATGAAAAAGAACACATTGATAAAATGTTTGAACTTGCAAAAAAATATGATAGAGATATATCAATGCTTGTAGATGATGCAGGTGATCCTACTCTTAAAACACTTGAAATGTTAACTTTAAAAGCAATCAAAGAAGGTTTTATTGGAAGAGTTCTTGCTCATCATGCAAGAGCAATGCAATTTTATCCAACTCCATATCTTATGAAATTAATTGCTTTATTAAAAAAGGGAGGAGTTGGTGTTGTTACTGATCCACATACAGGCCCACTACATGCAAGAGTTAGAGAGATGTTAGAAGAAGGTGTTCTTGTTGTTTTAGGACAAGATGATATATCTGATGCATACTATCCCTATGGAAGAAACAATATGTTAGAAGTCGCATTTCTTGTATCTCATATTTTATGGATGACAACAAAAAGTGATATGGAAAGGTTATATGATATGATTACTATTGATGCAGGTAAAGCAATAGGTCTTAAAAATCATGAATTAAAAGAGGGGAATCCTGCAAATATTGTAGTTTTAAATGAAGACAATGTTTTAGAAGCATTAAGATATCACAGAGAACCAAAATTTGTTATAAGTAGTGGAAAATTAATAGATATTTCAAAATTTGAAATTTAA
- a CDS encoding (2Fe-2S)-binding protein yields MEKIKFKVNGIEKVLEVEGNENLLDILREKLNLTGTKRGCDDASCGTCVVIVNGEAVKSCIYSVKKLNDAEILTIEGLSKNGELHPIQKAMIDSGAVQCGYCIPGIIMELYALYSKNIDADENEIIDALDKHLCRCTGYESILDGAKLAQRYLKQNK; encoded by the coding sequence ATGGAAAAGATTAAATTTAAAGTTAATGGAATAGAAAAGGTTTTAGAAGTTGAAGGAAATGAAAATTTATTAGATATTTTAAGAGAAAAATTAAATTTAACCGGAACAAAAAGAGGGTGTGATGATGCTTCTTGTGGAACATGTGTAGTTATAGTAAATGGTGAAGCAGTTAAAAGTTGTATATATTCAGTTAAAAAATTAAATGATGCGGAAATTTTAACAATTGAAGGTCTATCTAAAAATGGAGAGTTGCATCCAATTCAAAAAGCAATGATTGATTCTGGTGCTGTTCAATGTGGATATTGTATTCCAGGTATAATAATGGAACTATATGCTCTTTACAGTAAAAATATAGATGCAGATGAAAATGAAATAATTGATGCATTAGATAAACACCTTTGCAGATGCACAGGTTATGAATCTATTTTAGATGGTGCAAAACTTGCTCAAAGATATTTAAAACAAAATAAATAA
- a CDS encoding xanthine dehydrogenase family protein molybdopterin-binding subunit: protein MYNFNYIGKYIKRPDAIKKVTGKAIFLDDIKLPNMLYAAILTPPYAHAKILSIDTSEAEKSEGVVKVVTGKNCKFTYGDCIKDRYPMAVDKVRYIGEPVAAVIADTPQHAKQAVKKIKVEYEKLPVYLDALDSLKENAVLIHERNGEYWHLPTYKPIPKTNIANYYLLKRGDMEKGELEADVVVEGEFNYKFGSSSAIEPHGAIVWFHEDNTIEVWSSSICPHIIQDDLAKTYGVPSGNVRVHIPEIGGCFGYKSDVTIEQTVAYIASHVKGYPVKWVASRKEDYTSTLIGHGVRIQMKIGAKKDGTLVFVKSKVYHSTGAYADTGVNITMAATHTLGVYEFPIAYCEGFTVYTNTPPVGAFRGYGYQYAHFAIERLMDILARKLNIDKIELREKNYLKRGKKFGSGEIYTEDYGDVKKCSDAVKEIIYNKEKPKEDENYFYGRGFAAVVKGPKGAPNSSKGCFIKFNGDGSVNVVMSGAEVGQGLRTVVQQVAAEILKISPEKIHVYTEIDTQFSPWEWQTIGSMFTVQGGRALIRACLRAIEKLKENAALALRVDKDMLEYDGEKIYFKHNPEIFVNIPDLVRGYIDKDGITVGEVVQATADARLPRYSNPDPETGEGNLGVSYTFGAQGCEIRIDKKTGEIIIDNFVSAFDIGRVINPVQLRGQIVGGVMMGIGSTLYEELKFDKDGRLVNPHFSTYKFPTIKNMPKKYEVIFIETPESIGPYGARGIGEHPVLGVAPAILNAIYDALGVDLFEVPVSKEKILEIIKEKQNEKIGV from the coding sequence ATGTATAATTTTAATTATATTGGAAAATATATAAAAAGGCCTGATGCTATAAAAAAAGTTACAGGTAAAGCAATTTTCCTCGATGATATAAAACTTCCTAACATGCTTTATGCAGCAATTCTCACTCCACCATATGCTCACGCTAAAATATTATCAATTGATACCTCTGAAGCAGAAAAAAGTGAAGGAGTTGTAAAAGTAGTGACTGGGAAAAATTGCAAATTTACATATGGAGATTGCATAAAAGATAGATATCCAATGGCTGTTGACAAGGTTAGATATATCGGAGAACCAGTTGCTGCTGTTATTGCAGATACTCCTCAACATGCAAAACAAGCAGTGAAAAAAATTAAAGTTGAGTATGAAAAATTACCAGTTTATTTAGATGCATTAGATTCACTAAAAGAAAATGCAGTATTGATACATGAAAGAAATGGTGAATATTGGCATCTTCCAACATATAAACCTATACCAAAGACAAATATTGCAAATTATTATTTATTAAAAAGAGGAGATATGGAAAAAGGCGAACTAGAAGCAGATGTTGTTGTGGAAGGAGAATTTAATTATAAATTTGGTTCATCAAGTGCAATTGAACCACATGGTGCAATAGTTTGGTTTCATGAAGACAACACAATAGAAGTTTGGTCATCCTCAATTTGTCCTCACATTATTCAAGATGATTTAGCTAAAACCTATGGAGTGCCTTCTGGAAATGTTAGAGTTCATATTCCAGAAATTGGTGGATGTTTTGGTTATAAATCTGATGTGACAATAGAACAAACTGTTGCTTATATTGCAAGTCATGTAAAAGGTTATCCTGTAAAATGGGTAGCATCAAGAAAAGAAGATTATACAAGCACATTAATCGGACATGGAGTTAGAATTCAAATGAAAATCGGCGCAAAAAAAGATGGTACATTAGTATTTGTTAAATCAAAAGTTTATCACTCCACTGGAGCATATGCTGATACAGGAGTTAATATAACAATGGCAGCAACTCATACATTGGGAGTATATGAATTTCCTATTGCTTATTGTGAAGGATTTACTGTATATACTAATACACCTCCTGTTGGTGCATTTAGAGGTTATGGTTATCAATATGCACATTTTGCTATTGAAAGACTAATGGATATTTTAGCAAGAAAACTTAATATAGATAAAATTGAACTAAGAGAAAAAAACTATTTAAAAAGAGGCAAAAAATTTGGCTCAGGAGAAATCTATACTGAAGACTATGGTGATGTTAAAAAATGTTCAGATGCAGTTAAAGAAATCATATACAATAAAGAAAAACCTAAAGAAGATGAAAATTATTTTTATGGTAGAGGATTTGCAGCAGTTGTTAAAGGTCCAAAAGGCGCTCCAAATTCTTCAAAAGGGTGTTTTATTAAATTTAATGGAGATGGAAGCGTTAATGTTGTTATGAGTGGTGCTGAAGTAGGACAAGGTTTAAGAACTGTAGTTCAACAGGTTGCAGCTGAAATTCTAAAAATTTCACCTGAAAAAATTCATGTTTATACAGAAATCGATACTCAATTTTCTCCATGGGAGTGGCAAACAATTGGTTCTATGTTTACAGTTCAAGGAGGAAGAGCGTTAATTAGAGCATGCTTAAGAGCAATTGAGAAATTAAAAGAAAATGCAGCATTAGCCTTGAGAGTTGATAAAGATATGCTTGAGTATGATGGTGAAAAAATTTATTTTAAACATAATCCAGAAATATTTGTTAATATACCAGATCTTGTAAGAGGTTATATTGATAAAGATGGCATTACTGTTGGAGAAGTGGTTCAAGCAACAGCAGATGCAAGATTACCAAGATATTCAAATCCAGATCCAGAAACTGGTGAAGGTAATCTTGGGGTGTCTTACACTTTTGGTGCGCAAGGTTGTGAGATTAGAATTGATAAAAAGACAGGAGAAATTATTATAGATAACTTTGTTTCAGCATTTGATATAGGAAGAGTTATAAATCCAGTTCAATTAAGAGGTCAAATTGTTGGAGGAGTTATGATGGGAATTGGAAGTACACTTTATGAGGAACTAAAATTTGATAAAGACGGAAGATTAGTAAATCCACATTTCTCAACTTACAAATTTCCAACAATTAAAAATATGCCTAAAAAATATGAAGTTATTTTTATTGAAACACCTGAATCAATCGGTCCTTATGGCGCAAGAGGAATAGGTGAACATCCAGTTTTAGGAGTTGCTCCAGCAATTTTAAATGCAATCTATGATGCTTTAGGTGTTGATCTATTTGAAGTTCCAGTATCAAAAGAAAAAATTTTAGAGATTATTAAAGAAAAACAAAATGAAAAAATAGGAGTTTAA
- a CDS encoding ArsA family ATPase: protein MEIYFFLGKGGVGKTTISASFATGISVYNKDKKILIASLDPAHNLGDAFDIELSNKVRKLTENLFAVEVDLDKMIKEYLEDLSRNLKNTYRYLTSFNLDRYFDILRYSPGIEEYAVLEAIKKYVECHEYDILVFDTPPTGITTRVLALPKLTLLWSKRLMGIRRKILDRRKMVENVKGKIEAKLDDEVINLTSDEREDQIMIELVKYSNEMENMMNLFSGNSTSINIVTMPEDLALFETKRIIEALSEFGIKIKNIYLNKYLICENPPEVIKGKIEEQDSVIKKMEDEIKNIKIKQIPLLSKSPRGIEELIKFYDNYILV from the coding sequence ATGGAAATATATTTTTTTCTTGGAAAAGGGGGAGTTGGAAAAACAACAATATCAGCAAGTTTTGCCACTGGTATTTCTGTATATAACAAAGATAAAAAAATTTTGATAGCATCCCTTGATCCAGCACATAATCTTGGAGATGCATTTGATATAGAACTCTCGAATAAAGTTAGAAAACTTACAGAAAATCTTTTTGCAGTAGAAGTTGATTTAGACAAAATGATAAAAGAGTATCTTGAAGACTTATCAAGGAATTTAAAAAATACCTATAGATACCTTACAAGTTTTAATTTAGATAGATATTTTGATATATTAAGATATTCACCTGGAATTGAAGAATATGCTGTTCTTGAAGCAATTAAAAAATATGTAGAATGTCATGAATATGATATTCTAGTTTTTGATACACCTCCAACTGGAATAACAACTAGAGTTCTTGCATTACCAAAATTAACTTTACTTTGGTCAAAAAGATTAATGGGAATAAGAAGAAAAATTCTTGATAGGAGAAAAATGGTTGAAAATGTAAAAGGTAAAATAGAAGCAAAGTTAGATGATGAAGTAATTAATTTAACATCAGACGAAAGAGAAGATCAAATAATGATAGAACTTGTTAAATATAGTAATGAAATGGAAAATATGATGAATCTTTTCTCTGGTAATTCAACTTCAATAAATATTGTTACAATGCCAGAAGATCTTGCTCTTTTTGAAACTAAAAGAATTATAGAAGCATTATCTGAATTTGGAATAAAAATTAAAAATATTTATTTGAATAAATATTTAATATGTGAAAATCCACCTGAAGTTATAAAAGGAAAAATTGAAGAACAAGATAGTGTAATAAAAAAAATGGAAGATGAAATTAAAAATATAAAAATTAAACAAATACCTCTTCTTTCTAAATCACCTCGTGGTATTGAAGAGTTAATAAAATTTTATGATAATTATATATTAGTATGA
- a CDS encoding carbon starvation protein A has protein sequence MTALIAVIGLAFYVLFYFIYGKRIEKEVVKADPNRPTPAVKLRDNVDYVPAKPWVLYGHHFASIAGAGPITGPAIAMAWGWVPGLLWVWFGNLFIGSVHDYLALMASVRYDGKSIQWVSGKLMTARTKYSFELFIYFALLLVISAFMGVFTGLATTNPSIATASVLFIFIAIIEGILLYRTKLSFTVASIIGIIMLILCLYIGFAFPFVKITNAKTWYIILAIYCILASSLPVWILLQPRDYLNAYILWAGLILGLVAAVFAFRGFNWPVFTIFSARTVGGQPSPFWPTVPLVIACGALSGFHSIVASGTSSKQLDNELSGLFVGYGSMFTEGFLSTLVITSIAAFGMQVFQGAAAKLTELKVDLNALMTDKVYLGNNYLKAAGAVGGALGVMTRSFGKMTTAVGLPENVGSTFAGLWVSAFVLTTLDTSVRLARYAWGEIWEPVKKVSEGFYKVIADKWVGSIIAAGLGLLLIWGGSYTVLWPGFAGSNQLLASIAMITAAVWVKQVQKAKPAWQMAVLIPALFLWITVTVALFWYLIVVIPKTTPVFNRYMLGGFTIVMLALNVILVIDFLGGWRKGAIPEVETK, from the coding sequence ATGACAGCATTAATTGCGGTTATCGGGTTAGCTTTTTATGTTTTATTTTACTTTATTTATGGTAAAAGAATTGAAAAAGAAGTTGTAAAAGCAGATCCCAATAGACCAACCCCAGCAGTAAAATTAAGAGATAATGTTGATTATGTTCCTGCAAAACCGTGGGTTTTATATGGTCACCATTTTGCTTCAATAGCAGGTGCTGGACCAATAACAGGTCCTGCAATTGCAATGGCATGGGGTTGGGTTCCAGGTCTTCTTTGGGTTTGGTTTGGAAATCTTTTTATTGGAAGTGTTCATGATTATCTTGCCTTAATGGCATCGGTAAGATATGATGGAAAATCAATTCAATGGGTTTCTGGAAAATTAATGACAGCCAGAACAAAATATTCGTTTGAATTATTTATATACTTTGCACTCTTACTTGTTATTTCTGCATTTATGGGAGTATTTACAGGTCTTGCAACAACAAACCCATCAATTGCAACAGCATCAGTTCTATTCATATTTATTGCTATAATTGAGGGTATATTACTTTATAGAACAAAACTTTCATTCACAGTCGCATCTATTATAGGAATAATAATGCTTATTTTATGTTTGTATATCGGATTTGCATTTCCATTTGTTAAAATAACAAATGCAAAAACATGGTATATTATTTTAGCAATCTATTGTATTTTAGCATCATCTCTACCTGTTTGGATTCTTTTACAACCAAGAGATTATCTTAATGCTTATATTTTATGGGCAGGATTAATTTTAGGATTAGTCGCAGCAGTTTTTGCATTTAGAGGATTTAATTGGCCTGTATTTACAATTTTCTCAGCTAGAACTGTAGGAGGTCAACCATCTCCTTTCTGGCCAACTGTTCCACTAGTTATTGCATGTGGTGCACTTTCAGGATTCCACTCAATTGTTGCATCAGGAACTTCTTCAAAACAGTTAGATAATGAATTGTCAGGACTTTTTGTAGGATATGGAAGTATGTTTACAGAAGGATTTCTTTCAACACTTGTTATTACTTCTATTGCAGCATTTGGTATGCAAGTTTTCCAAGGAGCAGCTGCTAAATTAACAGAATTAAAAGTTGATCTTAATGCATTAATGACAGATAAAGTTTATCTTGGAAACAATTACCTTAAAGCAGCAGGTGCAGTTGGTGGTGCTCTTGGTGTTATGACAAGATCATTTGGAAAAATGACAACTGCAGTTGGACTTCCAGAAAATGTTGGTAGTACTTTTGCTGGTCTATGGGTATCAGCATTTGTTTTAACAACACTTGATACCTCAGTAAGATTAGCAAGATATGCATGGGGCGAAATTTGGGAACCTGTTAAAAAAGTAAGTGAAGGATTCTATAAAGTAATTGCTGATAAATGGGTTGGTTCAATTATCGCTGCAGGTCTTGGTCTTTTATTAATTTGGGGTGGAAGTTATACAGTACTTTGGCCAGGATTTGCAGGTTCTAACCAATTGCTTGCTTCAATTGCTATGATAACAGCAGCAGTATGGGTAAAACAAGTTCAAAAAGCGAAACCTGCATGGCAAATGGCAGTTCTCATCCCAGCATTGTTCTTATGGATTACAGTTACAGTTGCATTGTTCTGGTATCTTATTGTCGTAATACCAAAAACAACACCAGTATTTAATAGATATATGCTTGGTGGATTTACTATTGTAATGTTAGCTCTTAATGTAATCCTCGTAATAGATTTCTTGGGTGGATGGAGAAAGGGAGCAATCCCTGAGGTAGAAACAAAATAA
- a CDS encoding Mur ligase family protein, with product MIIIETFIKLSIFIITFLILLLRILWYLQVLQILEYFNIKYLRHLFKRSKDYIFDDIVLIILIILISLSFLLKINRVLLNLILLIFLFYSLFYNFNLYKKRKKFSKKGLKFTKRCKRIFILTTIFLLIVLILIYLNHSLYLTPYLIFLSPFILLILNILIYPIESLINEKYFNDAIKIIKEYKPFIIVITGSYGKTSTKYFIYELLKDNFKTQMTPESYNTAMGITKFIRENLKNETEIFVVELAENEKGGFKRLLRLIEPNILVITSIGIQHLEEFGTKEKIFNEFKYLIEYSISSNKCEKLILNGDDEFLKNFQNEKISKISIYKGNYPFIEIIEETLYGTKFKTKFLDFETFFETKLVGLETIRNLLIAIEVAINFKIDIEKIIKKVKILEPFNHRLNVLKSGNVIVVDDAYNSNPIGARMAIDLISKYKEGRKIIITPGFIELGKSEYEENKNLGKYLLNKVDYVFLVGGKRIKPIYEGLKEVGFKLENISIFKNFYEANNYLKNFIKPNDIILFENDLPEIYEEL from the coding sequence ATGATAATAATTGAAACTTTTATTAAACTATCAATTTTTATAATAACATTTTTAATTTTACTATTAAGAATTCTTTGGTATCTTCAAGTTCTACAAATATTAGAATATTTTAATATTAAATACTTAAGACATTTATTCAAAAGATCAAAAGATTATATTTTTGATGATATTGTATTAATAATTTTGATAATCCTAATTTCATTAAGTTTTTTATTAAAGATAAATAGAGTATTATTAAACTTAATTTTGTTGATTTTTCTTTTTTATTCTCTATTTTATAATTTTAATTTATATAAAAAAAGAAAGAAATTTTCAAAAAAAGGTTTAAAATTTACTAAAAGATGCAAAAGAATTTTTATCTTAACAACTATTTTTTTATTAATAGTTTTAATATTAATTTACCTTAATCATTCATTATATTTAACTCCCTATCTTATATTTTTATCTCCTTTTATTTTATTAATTTTAAATATTTTAATCTATCCAATTGAAAGTTTAATAAATGAAAAATATTTTAATGATGCAATAAAAATAATTAAAGAATATAAACCATTTATAATTGTAATAACAGGAAGTTATGGAAAAACCAGCACAAAATATTTCATTTATGAATTATTAAAAGATAATTTTAAAACTCAAATGACTCCTGAAAGTTATAACACTGCAATGGGAATTACTAAATTTATAAGAGAGAATCTTAAAAATGAAACAGAAATTTTTGTTGTAGAACTTGCTGAAAATGAAAAAGGTGGTTTTAAAAGATTACTTAGATTAATTGAGCCTAATATTCTTGTTATAACTTCAATTGGAATTCAACATCTAGAGGAATTTGGTACAAAGGAGAAAATTTTTAATGAATTTAAATATTTAATTGAATATAGTATTTCTTCTAATAAATGTGAAAAATTGATTTTGAATGGAGATGATGAATTTTTAAAAAATTTTCAAAATGAGAAAATTTCAAAAATATCAATTTATAAAGGAAATTATCCATTTATTGAAATAATAGAAGAGACTCTTTATGGAACAAAATTTAAAACAAAATTTTTAGATTTTGAAACCTTCTTTGAAACAAAACTTGTAGGATTAGAAACAATAAGAAATTTATTGATTGCAATTGAGGTTGCAATTAATTTTAAAATAGATATAGAAAAAATTATTAAAAAAGTCAAGATTCTAGAACCCTTTAATCATAGATTAAATGTATTAAAAAGTGGTAATGTAATAGTAGTTGATGATGCATATAATTCTAATCCAATTGGCGCAAGAATGGCAATAGATTTAATATCAAAATATAAAGAAGGAAGAAAGATAATAATAACACCAGGATTTATTGAACTTGGTAAAAGTGAATATGAAGAAAATAAAAATTTAGGAAAATATTTGTTAAATAAAGTTGATTATGTTTTTTTAGTTGGGGGAAAAAGAATAAAACCAATATATGAAGGTTTAAAAGAAGTTGGATTTAAATTGGAAAACATATCAATTTTTAAAAATTTTTATGAAGCAAATAATTATTTAAAAAATTTCATTAAACCAAACGACATTATTTTATTTGAAAACGACCTCCCAGAAATATATGAAGAATTATAG